In Budorcas taxicolor isolate Tak-1 chromosome 16, Takin1.1, whole genome shotgun sequence, the following are encoded in one genomic region:
- the LOC128061752 gene encoding olfactory receptor 10AG1-like — MEYKLRTEKSNITTMMEFILLGFSDIPNFQWILWGIFFIFYLTIVMCNSVIVLITRIDPTLQTPMYFFLNHFSILEICYVTVTIPRMLTDLLNQKGHVSFIACATQMCLVLLFGGLECLLLAMMAYDRYVAICNPLHYGLIMSPQVCVQLVTASWVSGVPVVIGQTWQVSSLLFCGSSAINHFFCDLPPVFKLACGDTFVNEIAVYVVAFVFIMVPFLLIGVSCGKIISNILKPRSARGRAKSFSTFSSYLTVAVLFYSTASTTYLQPRPNQSEETGKLISFLHRKIFFSFLYHVTLMFNPMIYTLRNKDVMTALRK; from the exons ATGGAGTACAAATtaagaacagaaaaatcaaatatcACTACAATGATGGAATTTATCCTCTTGGGGTTTTCTGATATTCCCAATTTCCAATGGATTCTTTGGGGGATATTTTTCATCTTCTATCTGACCATCGTGATGTGCAATAGTGTCATTGTACTGATAACAAGAATTGACCCTACTCTCCAGACccccatgtactttttcctcaaccacttttccattttagaaatCTGTTACGTAACTGTCACTATCCCAAGAATGCTCACGGACCTTCTGAACCAGAAAGGGCACGTATCTTTCATTGCCTGTGCTACACAAATGTGTTTGGTCCTTCTGTTTGGAGGTTTAGAGTGTCTTCTCCTGGCcatgatggcctatgaccgctatgtggccatttGTAACCCTCTTCACTATGGTCTGATCATGAGCCCCCAGGTCTGTGTCCAgctggtcactgcctcctgggtCAGTGGAGTTCCTGTTGTAATTGGGCAAACATGGCAGGTTTCCTCTCTGCTCTTTTGTGGGTCTAGTGCAATTAATCATTTTTTCTGTGACCTCCCCCCAGTATTCAAGCTTGCTTGTGGGGACACATTTGTGAACGAGATAGCAGTCTATGTAGTTGCATTCGTGTTCATCATGGTTCCATTTCTGTTGATTGGTGTCTCCTGTGGCAAAATCATCTCCAACATTCTGAAACCCCGATCTGCCAGAGGGAGGGCTAAATCCTTCTCTACTTTCTCGTCTTACCTCACAGTGGCGGTCTTATTCTACAGCACAGCCTCTACCACCTATTTACAGCCCAGACCAAATCAATCTGAAGAAACTGGGAAGCTGATCTCTTTTCTACACA gaaagatttttttctcctttctataCCATGTTACCCTGATGTTTAATCCCATGATATATACTCTGAGGAATAAGGATGTCATGACAGCCTTGAGAAAATGA